Proteins encoded together in one Panthera uncia isolate 11264 chromosome A2, Puncia_PCG_1.0, whole genome shotgun sequence window:
- the MPND gene encoding MPN domain-containing protein: MAAPEPLSPAGGAGEEAPDEDEDEAEAEDPERPAGAGCARXXXXXASVSPPGSCRDAGAGPGGCGGPGGALTRRAVTLRVLLKDALLEPGAGVLSIYYLGKKFMGDLQPDGRIVWQETGQVFNSPSAWATHCKKLVNPAKKSGCGWASVKYKGQKLDKYKAAWLRRHQLHIPTAAADESPASEGEEEELLMEEEEEEVLAGVSTEDKSRRLPAKGPLEPAHPEAVPPGKRVENKIRVPVRYCMLGSRDSARNPHTLVEVTSFAAINKFQPFNVAISSNVLFLLDFHSHLTRSEVVGYLGGRWDINSQMLTVLRAFPCRSRLGDADMAATMEEEIYQSLLLRGLSLVGWYHSHPHSPALPSLQDIDSQMDYQLRLQGSSNGFQPCLALLCAPYYSGNPGPESKISPFWVMPPPEQRPSDYGIPMDVEMAYVQDNFLTNDILHEMMLLVEFYKGAPDLVRFQEPWSQEHTYLDKLKISLASRTPKDQGLCPVLEQVYSLLKQGS; encoded by the exons ATGGCAG CTCCGGAGCCGCTGTCCCCGGCGGGTGGCGCGGGCGAGGAGGCACCGGATGAGGACGAGGACGAGGCAGAGGCCGAGGACCCCGAGAGGCCGGCTGGAGCTGGCTGCGCGCGCNNNNNNNNNNNNN gggcctctgtttccccccCCGGGTCCTGCCGGGACGCGGGGGCGGGCCCCGGGGGCTGCGGCGGGCCCGGGGGCGCGCTCACCCGGCGCGCGGTCACGCTGCGGGTGCTCCTCAAAGACGCGCTACTGGAGCCCGGCGCCGGGGTGCTGTCCATCTACTACTTG GGGAAGAAGTTCATGGGGGACCTACAGCCCGACGGGAGGATCGTGTGGCAGGAAACGGGACAGGTGTTCAACTCACCCAGCGCCTGGGCCACCCACTGCAAGAAGCTGGTGAACCCGGCCAAGAAGTCCGGCTGTGGCTGGGCCTCTGTCAAGTACAAGGGCCAGAAACTGGACAAGTACAAGGCGGCCTGGCTCCGGCGACACCAGCTGCACATTCCCACGGCTGCCGCCGATGAG agCCCGGCCagtgaaggggaggaggaggagctgttgatggaggaagaagaggaggaggttCTGGCAGGGGTCTCCACTGAGGACAAGAGTCGGAGACTACCTGCCAAGGGACCCTTGGAGCCTGCGCACCCAG AGGCCGTGCCCCCCGGGAAGCGGGTGGAAAACAAGATCCGGGTGCCTGTGCGGTATTGCATGCTGGGCAGTCGAGACTCTGCCAG GAACCCCCACACCCTGGTGGAAGTAACATCCTTCGCTGCCATCAACAAGTTCCAGCCGTTCAACGTGGCCATCTCCAGCAACGTGCTGTTCCTGCTG GACTTCCACAGCCACCTGACTCGAAGCGAGGTcgtggggtacctggggggcCGCTGGGACATCAACAGCCAGA TGCTCACGGTGCTGAGAGCCTTCCCCTGTCGGAGCCGGCTGGGGGATGCGGATATGGCGGCCACCATGGAAGAGGAG ATCTACCAGAGCCTGCTCCTGCGGGGCCTGTCCCTCGTGGGCTGGTACCACAGCCACCCGCACAGCCCCGCGCTCCCGTCGCTGCAGGACATCGACTCGCAGATGGACTACCAGCTGCGGCTGCAGGGCTCCAGCAACGGCTTCCAGCCCTGCCTCGCCCTGCTCTGCG CCCCTTACTACTCTGGCAACCCGGGCCCCGAGTCTAAGATCTCCCCCTTCTGGGTGATGCCGCCCCCCGAG CAAAGGCCCAGTGACTACGGCATCCCCATGGACGTGGAGATGGCCTACGTCCAGGACAACTTCCTGACTAATGACATCCTTCATGAGATG ATGCTGCTGGTGGAATTCTACAAGGGCGCCCCTGACCTCGTGAGGTTCCAGGAGCCCTGGAGCCAGGAGCACACGTACCTCGACAAGCTGAAG ATCTCCCTGGCCAGCAGGACACCCAAGG